From the Manihot esculenta cultivar AM560-2 chromosome 3, M.esculenta_v8, whole genome shotgun sequence genome, one window contains:
- the LOC110611301 gene encoding uncharacterized protein LOC110611301 isoform X1 yields MNDDKNTEPVTNLSLAQGHSNQCIQRILNNEDPGAGANAASRVDMTFVATDPLSELVWSPQKGLSLRCADGSFSNKKPSLLWGVGSTKMGSGSSSDMPTSNNNKPINEKDFMGSLAARNIGSEVAGGDNYIISPTSNAGIMPLSGSSHELRTAGDQAEEMKNATDISFLQREDRNNKDKTGLEVVQNNQKEPIGSATNVGDRNHALGMEIVLASEIHSVKQCEAYDTKMQNKGKGLEESTSVIGKESKNTIVIEAPGTFPLERLESTAENDLESPLGENVYDRTTRIVPLESADRGEINTRQNNELLPIDLAVKQSPTNRRIQRDKKGKCKALSDGDANEIMLNEEDGSHESVESCNSAGLFSTGKRPWNFEQQLIVGSKRVKRQIQESPSSSLIIKQDSSFMNWISNMMKGFSKSSKGEVPSLSPALANCSNRHDNPDQNLITCNRNEDTGSKTIGFQSIFQSLYCRNTKVQEVASSNIDHPTEGLKEQELDNKICDLNATPIACRLKTGNVYKRFLPSNDRFNESASGSQASPVIHCKDLAMNFAVIQENNRSNLLVNKSSCNLATDKGKDGTSSNSSRDKHKKYSFEKIDCGPPFEGKTACNFGPKGDPLESLWIARFTPKTSGPLLNQDPSNKSTGEALDCSSDDQRQKPQVQNPLCSFDEHENEEPLHEGNSGTAAESLFGPYRIKEFHDEKSMYKQNPTKPSPSLKNSEAMASVFARRLDALKHLTPSNEPDHAAHATVICLFCGVKGHQLQECSEITDTELEDILRNMNSYNDVKELPCVCIRCFQLNHWAVECPIACSRVRNQTECDASLVNQCRPSKMQLDARNEDHTKIKEIAAGSLALCDRHDSRMEKDLNLAWKLNEAANSGEMKLNAKLVGKEIASSSREKKLKENLVAPLYESSNSQISDVPNGIFDAIRKLRLSRTDILKWMNSHMPLSHLDGFFLRLRLGKWEEGLGGTGYYVACITGAQMDNSPQKSKKSIGVDVGGIKCLVESQYVSNHGFLEDELVAWWSATSRSGHKLPSKEELRLKVEEKKMLGF; encoded by the exons ATGAATGATGATAAAAACACTGAACCAGTGACTAATTTAAGCCTCGCTCAGGGTCATTCCAATCAGTGCATTCAGAGAATTTTGAACAATGAGGATCCAGGTGCAGGTGCAAATGCAGCTTCAAGGGTAGACATGACATTTGTGGCCACCGACCCCCTGTCCGAATTGGTTTGGTCTCCCCAGAAAGGTTTGAGTCTTAGATGTGCCGATGGAAGTTTCTCCAACAAGAAACCCTCTCTTTTATGGGGTGTGGGATCTACCAAAATGGGAAGTGGATCTAGTTCTGATATGCCTACCTCTAATAATAACAAACCTATCAATGAAAAAGATTTTATGGGATCTCTAGCAGCACGAAATATTGGCAGTGAAGTGGCAGGAGGAGATAATTACATTATATCTCCTACAAGCAATGCAGGTATCATGCCATTGAGTGGATCAAGTCATGAACTCAGGACAG CTGGTGATCAGGCAGAGGAAATGAAAAATGCAACGGACATTTCTTTCCTACAGAGAGAGGATCGAAATAATAAAG ACAAAACCGGACTGGAAGTGGTACAAAATAATCAAAAGGAACCTATTGGCAGCGCTACAAATGTTGGTGATAGGAATCATGCTTTAGGAATGGAAATTGTTTTGGCCTCTGAAATTCATAGTGTAAAACAATGTGAAGCTTATGATACTAAAATGCAGAATAAAGGAAAAGGACTCGAAGAATCAACTTCAGTTATAGGCAAAGAAAGCAAAAATACAATTGTCATTGAGGCCCCTGGAACTTTTCCCTTGGAAAGATTGGAGTCGACTGCTGAGAATGATTTAGAAAGTCCACTTGGTGAAAATGTTTATGATCGGACAACTAGGATTGTACCATTGGAATCTGCTGATAGAGGTGAAATTAACACTCGGCAGAATAATGAGTTACTTCCCATAGACCTGGCAGTTAAACAGTCTCCCACTAACAGAAGAATCCAAAGGGACAAGAAAGGCAAATGTAAGGCCTTATCTGATGGAGATGCAAATGAAATCATGTTAAATGAGGAGGATGGGAGCCACGAGAGTGTTGAAAGCTGCAACAGCGCTGGGCTATTTTCAACTGGAAAACGGCCATGGAACTTTGAGCAACAATTGATTGTAGGGAGCAAAAGAGTAAAAAGGCAAATCCAAGAAAGTCCTAGTTCTTCATTAATCATCAAACAAGATAGCTCATTCATGAATTGGATCTCAAACATGATGAAGGGTTTCTCGAAATCAAGTAAAGGAGAGGTACCTTCTCTTTCTCCTGCCCTTGCAAATTGCAGTAACAGACATGATAATCCTGATCAGAATCTTATTACATGCAACAGAAACGAAGATACTGGGTCCAAAACTATAGGATTCCAGTCCATTTTTCAGTCCTTGTATTGCCGAAACACAAAAGTGCAAGAAGTTGCCTCATCAAATATTGATCATCCAACAGAAGGATTGAAAGAACAGGAGCTGGATAACAAGATATGTGATTTGAATGCTACTCCAATAGCTTGTCGTTTGAAGACTGGTAATGTTTACAAACGGTTTCTGCCATCAAATGATAGATTCAATGAGTCTGCATCTGGCAGTCAAGCAAGTCCAGTGATCCATTGTAAAGATTTAGCTATGAACTTTGCTGTCATTCAGGAAAACAACAGGAGTAACTTGTTAGTGAACAAAAGTTCATGCAATTTGGCAACTGATAAGGGGAAAGATGGAACAAGCTCCAATTCTTCTCGGGATAAACATAAGAAATACAGTTTTGAGAAAATTGATTGTGGACCACCATTTGAAGGAAAGACAGCCTGTAACTTTGGTCCCAAAGGTGATCCATTGGAAAGTTTGTGGATAGCTCGGTTTACTCCAAAAACTTCTGGTCCTTTGTTGAACCAGGATCCTTCCAACAAAAGTACTGGTGAGGCTCTTGACTGCTCTTCTGATGACCAGAGGCAGAAACCTCAAGTGCAGAACCCTCTTTGTTCGTTTGATGAACATGAAAATGAAGAGCCTCTGCATGAGGGAAATAGTGGTACTGCTGCTGAGTCTTTATTTGGTCCCTATAGAATCAAAGAATTCCATGATGAGAAGTCCATGTATAAACAAAACCCTACCAAACCTTCTCCAAGCTTGAAAAATTCAGAGGCAATGGCTTCTGTCTTTGCTAGGCGATTGGATGCCCTCAAACACTTAACGCCATCAAATGAACCAGATCATGCAGCTCATGCAACTGTGATCTGCCTTTTTTGCGGCGTAAAGGGTCACCAATTGCAAGAATGTTCAGAGATAACTGATACGGAGCTTGAAGATATTCTGAGAAATATGAATTcatataatgatgtaaaagaaCTGCCTTGTGTTTGTATCAGATGCTTTCAGCTCAATCACTGGGCTGTTGAATGTCCCATTGCATGCTCAAGAGTGAGGAATCAAACAGAATGTGATGCATCTTTGGTCAACCAATGCCGTCCTAGCAAAATGCAGCTTGATGCAAGAAATGAAGACCATAcaaagataaaagaaattgcTGCTGGTTCACTTGCACTTTGTGATAGGCATGATTCTAGAATGGAGAAAGATCTGAATTTGGCCTGGAAATTGAATGAAGCTGCTAATTCTGGAGAAATGAAATTGAATGCAAAACTTGTTGGCAAAGAAATTGCTTCAAGTTCCAGGGAGAAAAAGTTGAAAGAAAACCTAGTGGCACCTTTATATGAATCTAGCAATAGCCAGATATCTGATGTACCAAATGGAATCTTTGATGCCATAAGAAAGCTTCGTTTGTCCAGAACAGATATTCTCAA ATGGATGAACTCCCACATGCCACTCTCACATCTTGATGGTTTTTTCCTGCGCTTGCGGCTCGGAAAGTGGGAAGAGGGACTTGGGGGAACTGGATATTATGTAGCCTGCATTACTG GAGCACAAATGGATAATTCGCCACAGAAATCCAAAAAATCTATCGGTGTTGATGTAGGTGGAATCAAATGTCTAGTTGAAAGTCAGTATGTCTCCAACCATGGATTCCTTGAG GATGAGCTTGTGGCGTGGTGGTCTGCTACCTCAAGGAGTGGCCACAAGTTGCCTTCCAAAGAAGAGTTAAGATTGAAAGTTGAAGAGAAGAAAATGTTAGGATTTTAG
- the LOC110611301 gene encoding uncharacterized protein LOC110611301 isoform X2, whose translation MNDDKNTEPVTNLSLAQGHSNQCIQRILNNEDPGAGANAASRVDMTFVATDPLSELVWSPQKGLSLRCADGSFSNKKPSLLWGVGSTKMGSGSSSDMPTSNNNKPINEKDFMGSLAARNIGSEVAGGDNYIISPTSNAGIMPLSGSSHELRTDKTGLEVVQNNQKEPIGSATNVGDRNHALGMEIVLASEIHSVKQCEAYDTKMQNKGKGLEESTSVIGKESKNTIVIEAPGTFPLERLESTAENDLESPLGENVYDRTTRIVPLESADRGEINTRQNNELLPIDLAVKQSPTNRRIQRDKKGKCKALSDGDANEIMLNEEDGSHESVESCNSAGLFSTGKRPWNFEQQLIVGSKRVKRQIQESPSSSLIIKQDSSFMNWISNMMKGFSKSSKGEVPSLSPALANCSNRHDNPDQNLITCNRNEDTGSKTIGFQSIFQSLYCRNTKVQEVASSNIDHPTEGLKEQELDNKICDLNATPIACRLKTGNVYKRFLPSNDRFNESASGSQASPVIHCKDLAMNFAVIQENNRSNLLVNKSSCNLATDKGKDGTSSNSSRDKHKKYSFEKIDCGPPFEGKTACNFGPKGDPLESLWIARFTPKTSGPLLNQDPSNKSTGEALDCSSDDQRQKPQVQNPLCSFDEHENEEPLHEGNSGTAAESLFGPYRIKEFHDEKSMYKQNPTKPSPSLKNSEAMASVFARRLDALKHLTPSNEPDHAAHATVICLFCGVKGHQLQECSEITDTELEDILRNMNSYNDVKELPCVCIRCFQLNHWAVECPIACSRVRNQTECDASLVNQCRPSKMQLDARNEDHTKIKEIAAGSLALCDRHDSRMEKDLNLAWKLNEAANSGEMKLNAKLVGKEIASSSREKKLKENLVAPLYESSNSQISDVPNGIFDAIRKLRLSRTDILKWMNSHMPLSHLDGFFLRLRLGKWEEGLGGTGYYVACITGAQMDNSPQKSKKSIGVDVGGIKCLVESQYVSNHGFLEDELVAWWSATSRSGHKLPSKEELRLKVEEKKMLGF comes from the exons ATGAATGATGATAAAAACACTGAACCAGTGACTAATTTAAGCCTCGCTCAGGGTCATTCCAATCAGTGCATTCAGAGAATTTTGAACAATGAGGATCCAGGTGCAGGTGCAAATGCAGCTTCAAGGGTAGACATGACATTTGTGGCCACCGACCCCCTGTCCGAATTGGTTTGGTCTCCCCAGAAAGGTTTGAGTCTTAGATGTGCCGATGGAAGTTTCTCCAACAAGAAACCCTCTCTTTTATGGGGTGTGGGATCTACCAAAATGGGAAGTGGATCTAGTTCTGATATGCCTACCTCTAATAATAACAAACCTATCAATGAAAAAGATTTTATGGGATCTCTAGCAGCACGAAATATTGGCAGTGAAGTGGCAGGAGGAGATAATTACATTATATCTCCTACAAGCAATGCAGGTATCATGCCATTGAGTGGATCAAGTCATGAACTCAGGACAG ACAAAACCGGACTGGAAGTGGTACAAAATAATCAAAAGGAACCTATTGGCAGCGCTACAAATGTTGGTGATAGGAATCATGCTTTAGGAATGGAAATTGTTTTGGCCTCTGAAATTCATAGTGTAAAACAATGTGAAGCTTATGATACTAAAATGCAGAATAAAGGAAAAGGACTCGAAGAATCAACTTCAGTTATAGGCAAAGAAAGCAAAAATACAATTGTCATTGAGGCCCCTGGAACTTTTCCCTTGGAAAGATTGGAGTCGACTGCTGAGAATGATTTAGAAAGTCCACTTGGTGAAAATGTTTATGATCGGACAACTAGGATTGTACCATTGGAATCTGCTGATAGAGGTGAAATTAACACTCGGCAGAATAATGAGTTACTTCCCATAGACCTGGCAGTTAAACAGTCTCCCACTAACAGAAGAATCCAAAGGGACAAGAAAGGCAAATGTAAGGCCTTATCTGATGGAGATGCAAATGAAATCATGTTAAATGAGGAGGATGGGAGCCACGAGAGTGTTGAAAGCTGCAACAGCGCTGGGCTATTTTCAACTGGAAAACGGCCATGGAACTTTGAGCAACAATTGATTGTAGGGAGCAAAAGAGTAAAAAGGCAAATCCAAGAAAGTCCTAGTTCTTCATTAATCATCAAACAAGATAGCTCATTCATGAATTGGATCTCAAACATGATGAAGGGTTTCTCGAAATCAAGTAAAGGAGAGGTACCTTCTCTTTCTCCTGCCCTTGCAAATTGCAGTAACAGACATGATAATCCTGATCAGAATCTTATTACATGCAACAGAAACGAAGATACTGGGTCCAAAACTATAGGATTCCAGTCCATTTTTCAGTCCTTGTATTGCCGAAACACAAAAGTGCAAGAAGTTGCCTCATCAAATATTGATCATCCAACAGAAGGATTGAAAGAACAGGAGCTGGATAACAAGATATGTGATTTGAATGCTACTCCAATAGCTTGTCGTTTGAAGACTGGTAATGTTTACAAACGGTTTCTGCCATCAAATGATAGATTCAATGAGTCTGCATCTGGCAGTCAAGCAAGTCCAGTGATCCATTGTAAAGATTTAGCTATGAACTTTGCTGTCATTCAGGAAAACAACAGGAGTAACTTGTTAGTGAACAAAAGTTCATGCAATTTGGCAACTGATAAGGGGAAAGATGGAACAAGCTCCAATTCTTCTCGGGATAAACATAAGAAATACAGTTTTGAGAAAATTGATTGTGGACCACCATTTGAAGGAAAGACAGCCTGTAACTTTGGTCCCAAAGGTGATCCATTGGAAAGTTTGTGGATAGCTCGGTTTACTCCAAAAACTTCTGGTCCTTTGTTGAACCAGGATCCTTCCAACAAAAGTACTGGTGAGGCTCTTGACTGCTCTTCTGATGACCAGAGGCAGAAACCTCAAGTGCAGAACCCTCTTTGTTCGTTTGATGAACATGAAAATGAAGAGCCTCTGCATGAGGGAAATAGTGGTACTGCTGCTGAGTCTTTATTTGGTCCCTATAGAATCAAAGAATTCCATGATGAGAAGTCCATGTATAAACAAAACCCTACCAAACCTTCTCCAAGCTTGAAAAATTCAGAGGCAATGGCTTCTGTCTTTGCTAGGCGATTGGATGCCCTCAAACACTTAACGCCATCAAATGAACCAGATCATGCAGCTCATGCAACTGTGATCTGCCTTTTTTGCGGCGTAAAGGGTCACCAATTGCAAGAATGTTCAGAGATAACTGATACGGAGCTTGAAGATATTCTGAGAAATATGAATTcatataatgatgtaaaagaaCTGCCTTGTGTTTGTATCAGATGCTTTCAGCTCAATCACTGGGCTGTTGAATGTCCCATTGCATGCTCAAGAGTGAGGAATCAAACAGAATGTGATGCATCTTTGGTCAACCAATGCCGTCCTAGCAAAATGCAGCTTGATGCAAGAAATGAAGACCATAcaaagataaaagaaattgcTGCTGGTTCACTTGCACTTTGTGATAGGCATGATTCTAGAATGGAGAAAGATCTGAATTTGGCCTGGAAATTGAATGAAGCTGCTAATTCTGGAGAAATGAAATTGAATGCAAAACTTGTTGGCAAAGAAATTGCTTCAAGTTCCAGGGAGAAAAAGTTGAAAGAAAACCTAGTGGCACCTTTATATGAATCTAGCAATAGCCAGATATCTGATGTACCAAATGGAATCTTTGATGCCATAAGAAAGCTTCGTTTGTCCAGAACAGATATTCTCAA ATGGATGAACTCCCACATGCCACTCTCACATCTTGATGGTTTTTTCCTGCGCTTGCGGCTCGGAAAGTGGGAAGAGGGACTTGGGGGAACTGGATATTATGTAGCCTGCATTACTG GAGCACAAATGGATAATTCGCCACAGAAATCCAAAAAATCTATCGGTGTTGATGTAGGTGGAATCAAATGTCTAGTTGAAAGTCAGTATGTCTCCAACCATGGATTCCTTGAG GATGAGCTTGTGGCGTGGTGGTCTGCTACCTCAAGGAGTGGCCACAAGTTGCCTTCCAAAGAAGAGTTAAGATTGAAAGTTGAAGAGAAGAAAATGTTAGGATTTTAG